The following coding sequences lie in one Rutidosis leptorrhynchoides isolate AG116_Rl617_1_P2 chromosome 4, CSIRO_AGI_Rlap_v1, whole genome shotgun sequence genomic window:
- the LOC139903916 gene encoding B3 domain-containing protein Os06g0194400-like isoform X1, with protein MVVSKKSYEDLRKQRLEENKKRMEQLNIPHLTQALKTAHSPMKRTKPRAIGTEIVVVRRSSRVASLPAPVYKEHGLKTFEILELPRCGRKYRYVRKELGNRVYASDEAREYAINKAEELESKLKSGHLSFIKPMFQSYVTGGWLGLPVNFCRKYLPKNDETIILIDEDGQQFPTLYFSRKEALSAGWRGFSVSHELIDGDALVFHLIKRAVFKVYIIRNKDYYADGELNDASHA; from the exons ATGGTGGTATCAAAGAAAAGCTATGAGGATTTACGTAAACAAAGGTTGGAAGAAAACAAAAAGAGGATGGAACAACTTAACATTCCTCACCTCACTCAAGCTCTCAAAACCGCTCACTCTCCG ATGAAACGAACAAAACCTCGTGCCATCGGGACAGAAATTGTGGTGGTTAGGAGGTCCAGTCGTGTTGCAAGTTTGCCTGCACCTGTTTATAAGGAACAT GGGCTTAAAACTTTTGAGATACTTGAGTTACCAAGGTG TGGAAGAAAGTATAGGTATGTACGAAAGGAGTTGGGAAACCGAGTTTACGCATCTGATGAAGCTAGAGAATACGCTATAAACAAAGCCGAAGAACTTGAATCTAAACTTAAAAGTGGCCATCTGTCATTTATTAAACCCATGTTTCAGTCATACGTGACTGGTGGATGGCTG GGTCTACCAGTTAATTTCTGCAGAAAATATCTACCGAAGAATGATGAAACCATCATTTTAATTGATGAAGACGGTCAACAGTTTCCAACGCTTTATTTTTCACGTAAAGAAGCGCTTAGTGCTGGATGGAGAGGGTTTTCAGTTAGTCATGAATTAATTGATGGAGATGCACTCGTCTTTCATTTAATCAAACGCGCTGTCTTTAAG GTATATATTATAAGGAACAAAGATTATTATGCTGATGGTGAATTGAATGATGCTTCCCATGCTTGA
- the LOC139903916 gene encoding B3 domain-containing protein Os06g0194400-like isoform X2 produces the protein MEQLNIPHLTQALKTAHSPMKRTKPRAIGTEIVVVRRSSRVASLPAPVYKEHGLKTFEILELPSGRKYRYVRKELGNRVYASDEAREYAINKAEELESKLKSGHLSFIKPMFQSYVTGGWLGLPVNFCRKYLPKNDETIILIDEDGQQFPTLYFSRKEALSAGWRGFSVSHELIDGDALVFHLIKRAVFKVYIIRNKDYYADGELNDASHA, from the exons ATGGAACAACTTAACATTCCTCACCTCACTCAAGCTCTCAAAACCGCTCACTCTCCG ATGAAACGAACAAAACCTCGTGCCATCGGGACAGAAATTGTGGTGGTTAGGAGGTCCAGTCGTGTTGCAAGTTTGCCTGCACCTGTTTATAAGGAACAT GGGCTTAAAACTTTTGAGATACTTGAGTTACCAAG TGGAAGAAAGTATAGGTATGTACGAAAGGAGTTGGGAAACCGAGTTTACGCATCTGATGAAGCTAGAGAATACGCTATAAACAAAGCCGAAGAACTTGAATCTAAACTTAAAAGTGGCCATCTGTCATTTATTAAACCCATGTTTCAGTCATACGTGACTGGTGGATGGCTG GGTCTACCAGTTAATTTCTGCAGAAAATATCTACCGAAGAATGATGAAACCATCATTTTAATTGATGAAGACGGTCAACAGTTTCCAACGCTTTATTTTTCACGTAAAGAAGCGCTTAGTGCTGGATGGAGAGGGTTTTCAGTTAGTCATGAATTAATTGATGGAGATGCACTCGTCTTTCATTTAATCAAACGCGCTGTCTTTAAG GTATATATTATAAGGAACAAAGATTATTATGCTGATGGTGAATTGAATGATGCTTCCCATGCTTGA